A window from Taeniopygia guttata chromosome 10, bTaeGut7.mat, whole genome shotgun sequence encodes these proteins:
- the CSK gene encoding tyrosine-protein kinase CSK produces the protein MSGMQAVWPSGTECIAKYNFHGTAEQDLPFSKGDVLTIVAVTKDPNWYKAKNKVGREGIIPANYVQKREGVKAGIKLSLMPWFHGKITREQAERLLYPPETGLFLVRESTNYPGDYTLCVSCEGKVEHYRIIYSSSKLSIDEEVYFENLMQLVEHYTTDADGLCTRLIKPKLMEGTVAAQDEFSRSGWALNMKDLKLLQIIGKGEFGDVMLGDYRGNKVAVKCIKNDATAQAFLAEASVMTQLRHSNLVQLLGVIVEEKSGLYIVTEYMAKGSLVDYLRSRGRSVLGADCLLKFSLDVCEAMEYLEANNFVHRDLAARNVLVSEDNIAKVSDFGLTKEASSTQDTGKLPVKWTAPEALREKKFSTKSDVWSFGILLWEIYSFGRVPYPRIPLKDVVPRVEKGYKMDAPDGCPAVVYEVMKKCWTLDPGHRPSFHQLREQLVHIKEKELYL, from the exons ATGTCAGGGATGCAG gccGTGTGGCCATCCGGTACAGAATGTATCGCCAAGTACAACTTCCACGGTACCGCCGAGCAGGACCTGCCCTTCAGCAAAGGAGACGTGCTCACCATCGTCGCTGTCACCAAG GATCCCAACTGGTACAAGGCGAAGAACaaggtgggcagggagggcatCATTCCTGCTAACTACGTGCAGAAGCGGGAAGGGGTGAAAGCTGGCATCAAGCTCAGCCTCATGCC GTGGTTCCACGGGAAGATCACGCGGGAGCAGGCGGAGCGGCTGCTGTACCCCCCCGAGACGGGGCTGTTCCTGGTGCGGGAGAGCACCAACTACCCCGGGGACTACACCCTGTGCGTCAGCTGCGAGGGCAAGGTGGAGCACTACCGCATCATCTACTCCTCCAGCAAGCTCAGCATCGACGAGGAGGTCTACTTCGAGAACCTGATGCAGCTGGTGGAG CATTACACCACAGACGCAGACGGGCTCTGCACCCGCCTGATCAAACCCAAGCTGATGGAGGGCACGGTGGCAGCGCAGGACGAGTTCTCCCGCA GCGGCTGGGCCCTCAACATGAAGGACCTCAAGTTGCTACAGATCATTGGCAAAGGGGAATTCGGAG ACGTGATGCTGGGGGATTACCGGGGGAACAAAGTCGCCGTGAAGTGCATTAAAAACGACGCCACCGCGCAGGCCTTCCTGGCAGAGGCGTCCGTCATGAC GCAGCTCCGACACAGCAACctggtgcagctgctgggggtgATTGTGGAGGAGAAGAGTGGCCTTTACATCGTCACCGAGTACATGGCCAAG GGCAGCCTAGTAGACTACCTGCGGTCGCGTGGGCGGTCGGTGCTCGGGGCAGACTGTCTGCTCAAGTTCTCCTT AGATGTCTGTGAAGCCATGGAGTACCTGGAAGCCAACAACTTCGTGCACCGGGACCTGGCGGCGCGGAACGTGCTGGTCTCGGAGGACAACATCGCCAAGGTCAGCGATTTCGGGCTCACCAAGGAAGCCTCCTCCACACAGGACACGGGCAAGCTGCCCGTCAAGTGGACAGCGCCAGAAGCACTTAGAGAAAAG aaATTCTCCACCAAGTCGGACGTGTGGAGCTTCGGGATCCTCCTGTGGGAAATCTACTCCTTCGGGCGAGTGCCTTATCCGAGAATT cccctgaAGGACGTGGTGCCCCGCGTGGAGAAGGGCTACAAGATGGATGCTCCGGACGGTTGTCCGGCCGTCGTCTACGAGGTGATGAAGAAGTGCTGGACCCTGGACCCCGGCCACCGGCCGTCCTTCCACCAGCTCCGTGAACAGCTAGTGCATATCAAAGAGAAGGAGCTCTACCTGTGA